GGGATGCCCGCCTCCCGGCAGGCGGCAATGGCCTTCCGTCCGTCGGCCAGGGCCGCCCGCTGCGGTGTGGTGACGACGACGGCGCCGTCGACCCGTCCGAGCAGTTCGTTCAGGCCGATCAGCTCTCCCCCGGTACCGGGCGGCATGTCGACGAGCAGCAGGTCGAGCCGGCCCCATGCGACGTCGGCCAGCAGGCGGGTCAGGAACTCGAACTTGTACGCGTCGCGCCACATGATCGGGTCGTCCTGGTCCTGCAGGAAGAACCCGCTGGAGACCAGCCTGAGGCCGGCTGCCGGTTCCACCGGCACCAGGCCGCCTTCCCCGGCCCGCATGCGGGCGCCCTCCACCCCGGCCAGGAGCGGCAGCGTGGGGCCGGAGAGGTCGGCGTCCAGCACCCCCACCTGCAGGCCCCGCATCGCCAGAGTAGCCGCCACGTTGTAGGTCACGGTCGACTTCCCCACGCCACCCTTGTTGCTGAGCACCAGCACACGGCGGCCGATCTCCTTCAGCCTTCGGTCAAGGAGCCAGATCGAGTGCCTCTCCTGGTCCAGTTCACACTGCCCGGCTGCGGTGCAGAGGACGCAGGGCGTCGCCTTCTCGCATAGGGTCATCTGCGCTTCCCTCCTCTGGGGGGGCGGCAGGGAGGGCGAGGAGCGCCCACCCCGCCAGGAGCAGCAGGTGCTGCTGGTTGGTATGGAGTCCCAGGCCGGCCAGGAGGATCAGGCCGAGGGCCATCCGGCCCTCCCCGGCGACGCCGGTCAGCGCCAGCGTCGCCGCCCCGGCGGCCGCCACGTACAGCGGGGCGGGCCAGACCAGGGTAAGACCGAGGCAGTACATGGCGAAGACGCCGGTCATGTCGGCGTTCAGCCAGAACGCGAACAGCAGGAGCGCCGCGGGCAGGGAA
The genomic region above belongs to Symbiobacterium terraclitae and contains:
- a CDS encoding P-loop NTPase codes for the protein MTLCEKATPCVLCTAAGQCELDQERHSIWLLDRRLKEIGRRVLVLSNKGGVGKSTVTYNVAATLAMRGLQVGVLDADLSGPTLPLLAGVEGARMRAGEGGLVPVEPAAGLRLVSSGFFLQDQDDPIMWRDAYKFEFLTRLLADVAWGRLDLLLVDMPPGTGGELIGLNELLGRVDGAVVVTTPQRAALADGRKAIAACREAGIPVIGVVENMSGRLFGSGGGELVAGSTGVPFLGRIPLDETIAALSDAGVAPAVAEPFSSGGRALAEVGRRLEDAIRAIRR